One uncultured Carboxylicivirga sp. genomic window, AGTGATTAAACGCTGGAACACCATTGTTGATAGCGGAATTGAAGAATACCTGCTGGACTACATTGCCCAGACAGAAGAATTGCTGGATGCATCTCAGCAACAGAACTTTGTTAAGTGGGATATATTAGGAGAAAAAGTATACCGTAATCAATTCTGGTTTCCTACTTATGCTCAGGAAATTGACTTTTTAAGAAGCTATGTAATGGACAGAATTGAATTCTTGAATTCACAATTTACCTACGACAATCTTCCATCGCAACCATTTGAAGCTGAAGAATATTATTACCGCATCTACAACAAGCGAACAGAAAATTCTATTGATGTTAACAATGAAAGCCTTAATGGAAAGCTTGTTTCATGGCAATCAGACAATAATATAGAAACCCAGAATTGGGAAATTAATAAGGTTGACGATCAATATTTTCAGATTGTAAACAAACTAACGGGTTATGCCATGCGCGGAAATGGCAGGGTTAATTCATTAATTCAGGTTATACCCGATACAAATGATGATGCTCAGTTATGGGAATTCGAACCTATTTTAACAGGCAATGTTTATGGAATCATTAATAAGCAAAGCGGCTATTCCATTGATAACAGTGGTGGCTCTTATGCCAATGGTAATCCGATAATAGAATATGACAATCAAATAGATGCGAATCAAAATCAACAATGGTATTTTGTAAAAACCACAGCTATTAATGGAGGAAGTACTCCTGTTGACGTAACAGATATGACTGAAATTAAAGCATGGTACGATAGAACAAGCTCTTCCATTATGTATGAAGCACCAGATCAGTTAACAGATTTAGCTGTTTACCAAATAAGTGGTAAACTACTAATTTCTGAGAAAGTCTCCGGTAAAGGTTTTATTTCGGTTCAAAACCTTGCAAATGGAGTTTACATTATCAAACTTGGAGGTCAATCGTTTAAATTTGCAAAATAACAATTTTCCTTTTAGGATATAAAAAATGGGATCGATTCTGATCCCATTTTTGTTTATTTAAATATTGATTCCTTACAATTCAATTATCTCATTATCCTTTGTTTGTGCATCAACCACTGTAATCGAAGCCATATCCACAATTTCCCGAACTGAACTCTGCATCTGTAATACATGTATTGGTTTACGTATGCCCAAAAGTACAGGTCCAATGATTTCTACCTGTCCCAATTGTTGCATCATTTTATAGGCAATATTACCGGCACTCAGACTTGGAAAAATTACTGTATTTACTTCTCTGCTACCCAATTTGGTAAAAGGAAACTTCTTCATCCTTAACTCAGCATTAAATGCATAATTGGCCTGCATTTCTCCATCGACCAATAAGCCCGGATAATTCTCATGAAGATACTGAACCGCTTTTCGAACTCTCAATGGACTTCCCTGACGTGTCGATCCGAAATTAGAGTATGAAACCAACGCCACAACCGGTTCGATATTAAATTTCTTTACCTCATTTACTGTTAGTAAAGTAGTATCGGCCAATGTTCGTGATGACGGCTGATAGTTAACCGTTGTATCAGCAAAGAAGTAAGGCCCTTTCTTGGTCATCACAATGTACATACCCGCAATGTGATTCAAGGTATTATTGGAACCTACAATTTGAAGTGCAGGACGTATGGTATCGGCATATTTACTTGCAAAACCTCCCAGAAAACCATCCGCTTCGCCAGCTTCCACCATCATAACACCAAAGTAATTACGATCATTCATCAAACGACAGGCATCTTCCTTGTTTAATCCTTTACGCATCCGCTTTTCAAAGAGCATTTGCGCATATTTTTCTTTTCTTTCCTTCTGCTCCTGTTCTTTAGTGTCGATGATCTGTAAACCTTCAACACTTATTTTATTTTCCTCAGCCAATTGAAGAATGGTATTCCTGTCACCTAACAGCACCGGCTGAGCAATTCCTTCATTACGAACAATATCAATTGCTTTTAACACTTTAAAATGATCAGCATCGGCAAAAACAATTTTCTTCGGATCAGACTTTGCTTTATAGGTTACATCGCGTACCAGCTTATTGAATAAGCCCATACGTTTCATTAATTCAATCCGATAAACTTCCCAATCATCTATGTTCTTGCGTGCAACACCTGTTTCAATAGCTGATTTGGCTACTGCAGGAGCAACAACAGTGATCAAACGTGGATCGACTGGTTTGGGAATAATATAATCACGACCAAAGATCAGATTCTGACTTTTATAGGCAGCATTAACCTTTTCAGGAACATCCTGTTTTGCCAGATCAGCCAATGCATAAACGGCAGCTTTTTTCATTTCTTCATTAATGGCTTTAGCCCTCACATCTAAAGCGCCTCTGAAAATAAACGGGAAACCTAAAACATTATTGATCTGGTTAGGATAATCGGATCGTCCTGTTGCAATTATAACATCTTCACGCGCAGCCTTTGCTTCTTCGTAGCTTATTTCCGGAACAGGATTAGCCAAAGCAAATACAATAGGATTATCGTTCATCGACTGAACCATCTCCTTTGTAAGGACATTACCTTTTGAGAGACCTAAAAATACATCAGCATCTTTAACCACATCCTCCAGATGAACCAAATCACTATCCTGAGCAAATTCAACTTTGTATTTATTTAAATCGTCACGACTTTTAGTCAGGAGACCTTTACTATCAAGCATGTACACATTTTTGGGTAAAACACCCAGTGAAATGTACAACCTGGTACACATGATGGCAGATGCTCCGGCTCCATTAACCACAACCTTTATGGTTGATATATCCTTATCAACCAGTTCAAGCGCATTAATCAAACCAGCTGCTGAAATAATAGCTGTTCCATGCTGATCATCATGAAAGACCGGAATATCCAATTCCTGCTGCAGGCGTTTTTCTATTTCGAAACATTCAGGAGCCTTAATATCTTCAAGATTGATTCCTCCAAAAGTGGGTGATATAGCTTTCACAACTTTCACAAATTCATCCACATTGGTTTCGTCGACTTCTATATCGAAAACATCAACATCGGCAAAAACCTTAAAAAGCAATCCTTTTCCTTCCATAACCGGCTTACCGGCTGCTGCTCCAATATTTCCCAGACCAAGTACTGCTGTTCCATTTGAAACCACTGCAACCAGATTGCCCTTAGAAGTATAACGATAAATGTCATCAGGATTCTTTTCAATTTCAAGACACGGCTCTGCTACTCCGGGAGAATAAGCAAGTGACAAATCATGTTGGGTACTGTAAGGTTTGGTTGGTACTACTTCGATTTTTCCAGGCTTGCCGTTTTCGTGGTAATCAAGGGCATCCTGCTTTGTAAATGAAGCCATAACAGGTGAATTTTAGTTATTGGGTAAATAAACATACAAGTTATACATTAATAACTCACCAATCTATAACATATATCAATTACCATTGTTTTGCTAACTTTTTACTATCATAAAAAACAAACGGTTGCTCAGAATTAACTGAACAACCGTTTGCCAATTTAAATATGTTTATCTCTTAGTAAATCTCTGGTAAATCAGATACAAATAAGGTTTCTTCACTATTGTAGAACTCTTTAAAATCAGGAGTACTGGGTTGTCCCGGAAAAGTAAAATAATACTGAGCTGCTTCAAGGTTAATCCAAATTAATGCCCATCGTATTCCGGACCCTTTAGTAAATTCTAAAAGTGAATTGGTCCACCATTGAGCAGGTTTTTCATTTAAATAACCTGTTTCGGTTAAGGCATAAGGTTTGTTCTTCTCCAAAGCTACTGACTTCAGAATTTCAAGATTTCGGGGTAATACTTCGGCATAATTAATGCCATAATGTGGAAAATCATAAACATCAACCCCCATTATATCAACCCATTCATTGCCGGGATATTTGGCCAGGTATTCTTCTTTTGAACCTACAATATTAGGTGAATATGCATACAGCACATTGTGCACACTCATAGTATCGCGTAGATAACTTACTGTATATTTCCACAACTGGGTATATTCATCTACCGAGCACAATCCATCACCCCACCAAAACCAACTTCCATTATGCTCATGAAAAGGCCTGAAAATAACAGGAACACTTTGTCCTTTTGAATCTTTTAAATCAGAAAAGAAGTTACCAATAGACGAAATCCATCCATTGAATTTATCATTTAAAGCCCCGCCAGGTAATAACTGATTTACAACAACAGTGGTATCCCAGGTTGAGCCACCAGTTAAAGGATGTGTTGGATGCCAGCTAATTGTATTGATGCCACCCATTTCATGAGCTTTCACAATAAATTTCTTCATTGATTCGAAGTTCACCGTATCAATATTTACAGGCGATCCTGTTTCGATATGTCCCAGATCCCAACCGAATACAGCCGGAAAATCACCGCATATTTTATAAACATCCGAGGTATATACTTCACCATCATGTTTCCAACCGATACCATATGCAAAAGTATCTTCATGCCCTAACATGATACCCAAAGTATCACTCTGCATTAAAAACTGATACAATTTGATTACGTTTTCGTCAGCATTTTGATCTACTACTTTTACTGTTTGTTGGCATGGGACACTGCATGCCGAGAGCATCGTAACAAAAAGAATTGATAAACAAATGTTTGTATAATGTCTGAATTTCATAACTGTTAAATAATACTAATTTATTTGTCCTAATATACCTAATTAGACTTTGTATTATTACAGATGGCTATAATAGTATTATACTTTAATAAGATTGTATCAATTGCATCCGTCTGGAACAAAAGTTCATTAAGTCGAACAATTATTTACATTTGAGGTTTGAATATTAATTGAAACAATTATATGGATATACTTACACATGGTTTAACCGGAATGGCATTATCAACTGCAGTTGCAGCACAGACCTCATCAAGTTGGAAAGGTAAGCTTTGGATAGGTATTGCAGGTGGATTTGGAGGTATTCTGCCCGATGTGGATGTTATATCAAAATGGGGTGGTTTTGATACTACCTTTGGTAAGTGGTTTAACCTTCAACAAAGTGGTCATGAAATATTCTGGGATACTCATTGGTATTCGCATCATGTTTTTACCCATTCGGTTGTTGGCTCATTATTTTTTATTTTAATAGGTAGCCTCATTTACATGGCTTATGCTAAAGCATTTGGAATAACGAGTCTAAATCGATTAGTTTGGTATTCAATAGCCTTTTTTATGGGTTATATGGGACACCTCACAGAAGATATGATAACACCCGGAGGATCATGGGATGGAATAGCTTTCTTTTGGCCATCAGCCCATTTTACTGGTGGCTGGGGTAAAGTTTGGTGGTGGAATAATTACGATTTATTTCTGATTGTTGTGGCTGCGCTTACTATCAATACAGGTCTTATTATTACCCGATATAAAACCGCTTTATTAACAAAAATCACCATACTGGCAGCCATATTGCTCTTTACTATTCAGATTGAAAGACGCAATCACAATTTCAACCTCAGTGAAAACAAGGAAGAACTTTCTAAAGAATTACAAAAACAATATTTGGGTGAAACCATTTTCAAAATAATGCAAAAGGCAGATGATATTATTCCGGTAGCTTTCTAGCGGCATATAGCTGTTAATTTAAAGAAAGCAGCATGATTATTAATTTCTAAGTAACTACATTCCATTACTATTCAACAGTATAATCGCTTCCAATATTAAAAACCCGCTTTATTCCATCAAAATTATTCATCCAAATCAATTCCCCTTCCCAGATAAAAGAACCCGACTTATCTGTTTTAATATTTAATACACTCTCGCCATTGTTATTAATTTCAATGGTGTGACCTTTAACCTTAGTAATTGAAGGAGCCAATGTATCGACAGCAGCCATTAATATACGGGCTCTATAACCTTCACCTCTTTTCAATACTTTGCTATTTTCAATCACAACAGGATAAATTTTATTAAAACTAAAATTACCCCTTGTTGGATCTTCCAATAAATTTCTAAGACAATAATTCTGAGAACGCACGATACTTAATTGTAAGTGATGATTCACGTTAACATCAAGTATTTTTGATTCTTCAATTAATTCATGACAAAACTGCTTTTGATTATTTAGATAAGTATGTGAATTATCAAATGGAAAAATAATGGAACTAAGCCAATCAAAATAATAATTCAGCGAGTCTGTTCCTGTTGATGAATAATCTGTTTGATTTAACTTATTTAAAATATCATCGGTGAATTCTGATAGTTTACTCGCATATAACCGATACTCTTTATACCTAACAGGATTTATAAATTCTTTTTTTTCAAACTCAACTATTAGATCGTCTCTTTCACTTAATTCCAAGTCAATCTGCTTTTGAATATATGGATCTGATTCCGGCAGGGTTTGACATGCTGAAATAAATATCAAAAATAATGGTAAAAATCTTCTCATTCGTAAACTTATAATCCTGAAATCAAAATAATTAATTATAAGATCCTTCTCCCAGGGTAGAAGGATCATCGCTAAGATAAACGGTGTCATCATCGGGAGACGATAAAACCAGAACTCTACCATAATAATCGGGTAAGCCCAACTGTTCAGCCTGTTTCCAGTTCCCTTTTCCATAAACAGCTACTTCTTCCCCTTTTTCAAGTACCCCTTCTTTATATCTGATGGTTTTATTCATTCCCAACATATTCTCACTTTCCAAACCATGTTGGTTCAGATAACGTTCCAACACATCTGTTGCATCGTTTAAAAAGCCTGAACGATAACTTTTATCTTTAACAATGTAGCTTCTCAATTCACGGTCATCAACCATCGCATGTGCATTCCCATCACGAATGAGATATTTGCAATGCTTTGTTTCATTAATTATAGTATGCCAATTTGAGTTTTTACCGGATGATGTTTGCTGTTCAACTATAATATGATAACAGGCACAAGGGCGACCTGACAATGGGGCTATTAATGGCTCATCTACCAATTCAACTTTACCAACCACCTTAGCGACATCGCCGGCATAAAAAGAAGATACACGCTTAACAGGAGCCTTTTTGAGTTTTCGCTTTACTCGGGCATTATTGTTAAAATAAGCAATCAGAAAGATAATTAAACCAACAACTGCAATAATGATGATAAAAACCGGATCAATAGAAAAGGAAGTCATATTTTAAAAGTTATAAGTAACACCAATTCGAGTACCTGATTCCGCTACATGTTGTTGATACCTTTCGGTACCTATTAATGCACGAAGTTTAAAGTAAGGATTGACAAAAATAGCGGCGCCACATTTAAAATCATACTGCGCTCCAATTCCTATTACCCCTCCTAAACCATTCTGACTGTCAACCGACATTGTAGCGTTGGTATCAAAACTGATTAATGCTCCTCCGTTAATGAACAAATACTTTAAAAAGCGCAGTTTCAAAAGCACCGGAATTTCAATCAGTCCAAAATCCTCATTATAGGGTTTTATTTCATTTTGCGGATCGTAAGCAGGTGTAATTAAAATACTTTGTTGCGAGTATTCCAGTCCTGTTTCCAATTCAAGCCAAGAATTCAATGGCTTACTAAATATCAACCCGATGTTATAGAAACTATCACCGTCATAACTGGCAGCTCCTATCAATTCATTAAACCGAAACACATCATTACTCCCAAACGATGAATAAGACAAACCAAGTTTATATTTGGTCACCTCAGAATCGGATGATTGAGCATGCAAATAAGTATTTACTGAATACAGCAATACAAATAGTACAATTTTTTTTGTCATAAATAAGGATTTAGGATAGGTTTTTACTTCTGATATCTATAGTTTACGCTTTAGTGGATAGCTGGTATGAAAACTTCTGAAACTATTTATCTGAGTCAATATCTGACTGTTTGTTTTTTCAAATAAAGTAAGATATAACCTCCAATGCGCAGGATCCTTTAAAATAACCGGATAAGCTGTATCAATGCCGGTGTTAACCGTCTTATCCTCTACCCAAACATTTCCGGAATAATGCCCCTTAAAAAATGCCTGATACGACAAGTTGATAAATTCAAATACAATCTTCTCATCAATAATAGTAATGATACCTGTATAAAAACCTGTATAGTTGTCGATTAATTCGAAGCTATTATCGAAAATGATTCGTCCATCCTCCTTGTTCGCATACATGAATGAAGGATAAAGGCCAAACTTAACGGCCAGAAACTCCATCGACTGGTTGAACAAATGATCTTTATTGACACCAGGGAAATCACTTACATAGGTATAATGAACCACACTATCTTCATCTAACGGCAGTTCGGGATACTCTTTGAAGTCGTCAATAATTTTATTCCATCGCACAGCAAAAGAAGAATACATCTCCTTTGACAATTCTTTGGACATAAACTTATTGTACAATGCATTTTCTTCCAATTTCGAAGTCTGGCCAAACATAGTTGTGGCAACAAACATTAGCAGGATTAATAAAGGAAATTTCTTCATAATATATTATGCTAGGTTGTATTTTATGTTTATAATTTTAAATATAATTATTTCTTTAACTAATTAACCGTCTTGTATTAATCTTTAAACTGAACAAATGGTGATAATCCAATAAATTTCATGATTTAATTTATCTATGAAAGATTATAAATCAAATCATTAACAAAACACTCTTTTAGGTCAATTTTGATTAATTTTTGAAGATATGCTCTTATTAATCATTATGCTACAAACCGATTAATTTCAAAACCTATTGATAGACTATTCATTTAAATCAACCACTTTTGGATGATCTGTTATTTTTAATATTACATCTAATTAATTAACCATTCTTAACACAAAAATCAGGCCAGAACAATTCGATAACTTTACAATATATTTTCTTTATACGATAAAACACTATTTTACCATAACAGGTTTTGTTGAAACTGAAATACCATTTTCGTTAAATGCCTCTATTGAGAAATAATAACCGGTTGCTTTATCCAGCGAAGGTATTTTAAGTTCTGCCTGATCATAAACCAACCATGAGTGATACAACTTATCAGGTGATATCCCCCAACGTACATTGTACCCCTGAGCCCCCTTTACAGCATTCCACGACATTACAGCTTCTCTCCTGTCTGCCTCACGGCTGATTGTATAGTTGGATACTTTGGCCGGCTTTTTACCTTCACCTAATCCAAAAACACGTATCTCCGACATGGCCAGATTCTTACCCGGCACCTCAATGTTTTTATACCGTATATATTTAGCTCTAACAGGTTGTTTCAGTGTAATATATGCATTGGGCGTATCTTTAAAACTATTGCTTTTATCTACAATGGTTTGCCAATTAGCACCATCCAATGAGGCTTCAATTGTATAACGATGACGTAAACCGTCAACACGAGTATAAATACCTGATTCATGATCGTGATAATTGAGTTGCAAAGCATATACATTACCAATTTGATTCATTTCTATCTCTACCCATTGGTTGGCATCATTGGAGCTGGCTACCCAAAAGGATTTAGGACTCTCATCTGTCAAAACCTTTGATATGAGCTTACCATCCGTAGTATGCTCTTCTTTCATTTCCTCAATATCGAATTCTCCATCATCAGCAGTACTTTTCTTTATTTGCAAAGCCGAACTTGATACGGTGGTTTTACCTTTGTACGATAAAAGCATCCAGCCACAATGCTTTCCTGCTTTTGTAGGATGATCCGGTCCAAAGCGTGGGTAATCGCCATAATGTGTGTTGCAATGCATGATACCTTCCGCATCAAAATAAGTTGGAAACATACACAAACGACGCTCCCAGTGAGAATTGGATGCCAATGCCATGGTTGCAAAATGCCAGTATTGATTATCAGTAGCTTTTACGGTCATTCCATGCCCGGCACCATTGGTGAATCCACCGGGTTTAAAACTCACCGGATTGCCTTCCATGTAGGTAAAGGGTCCTTCTGGTGAATCTCCGATATAAGCGCCATCGGCATACACATTAAATTGCGTGCCGGGCGCAGCATACTGAAGATAATACTTGCCATTATGCTTGGTCATTGAAGCACCTTCCATATAACCTTCTTTTATGGTAGGATGAAAGTTATTCTCACCGAAGCGTTCCCATCCATGCTCTTCTTCATTAAGATTGATCAGGTCCTTTGGCTCACCAATCTGTAGCATCCGGTCATCTTTATTAAGTTGTTTTACTTTAATAGGATGAACATTTGATGATCCCCAATACAAATAAGTTTTTTCATCATCATCAATAAAAAGCTCTGAATCCTGAATATTATTTGAAATGGATGCAACAGAAGACCATTTGCCGGATTTTGGATCATCGGTATAAAGAATGCTTCCGTAACCTGCCGGATCACCGGCAAAATAAATTACAGAGTCTTTATAATTAAATGCCGTAGGTGCATTGGAACCTTCAAAAAACCATTGTTGCGGACGAATAAAATCCCAGTTAATTAAATCAGTTGAATGCCAGTAACCAAACGAACGCGTTACAAACATATAGTATTCACCTCTGAACTCAACAACTGCCGGATCAGCTCCCGAGCGATAAGAAATATTCCAGGCGGAGTTATAAATCATATAAGTGTAATCAATATCAAGCGGATTACAATAGGTTTGAGGTATCGGATCCTGAGCATATACAAGTGAACTAACAAAAAGTAAGGCTAAACGCAAGGCATTCTTTATCCGGTTCATTGCTAATTTGGATTTAATTAAACTTTTAAAATAGATTCAATGAGGCTGTTTTGGTTTTTCATATTTGCGATTACCAACTTACATTAAATTCCATAAATAATCCAAAACTTTTTCTTGAAGTTAGTTAATTGACTAGTGATGAATCAGTAATATCAAATCCTTCACATGTATTTTAGCCTGGTAATTTTATAAAATATACTACCCCCTTAAATTTTAAGTTTGCGCATTAAAAATCTTTTCTACCTTTGCGACCGATTACGGTAAATCCGGTCATTCAAATCGGATTGAAAGGGAATCAGGTGAAAATCCTGAACAGTACCCGCTGCTGTAAACTCCATTTTGATGAAAGGCACTACTTGCCACTGATCGTTTCACGCGATTGGGAAGGCGTCTTTCAGGAGTGAGTCAGAAGACCTGCCATAGTCAAAGGTATCGTAGCTTTCGGGAGTAAAAGC contains:
- a CDS encoding NADP-dependent malic enzyme codes for the protein MASFTKQDALDYHENGKPGKIEVVPTKPYSTQHDLSLAYSPGVAEPCLEIEKNPDDIYRYTSKGNLVAVVSNGTAVLGLGNIGAAAGKPVMEGKGLLFKVFADVDVFDIEVDETNVDEFVKVVKAISPTFGGINLEDIKAPECFEIEKRLQQELDIPVFHDDQHGTAIISAAGLINALELVDKDISTIKVVVNGAGASAIMCTRLYISLGVLPKNVYMLDSKGLLTKSRDDLNKYKVEFAQDSDLVHLEDVVKDADVFLGLSKGNVLTKEMVQSMNDNPIVFALANPVPEISYEEAKAAREDVIIATGRSDYPNQINNVLGFPFIFRGALDVRAKAINEEMKKAAVYALADLAKQDVPEKVNAAYKSQNLIFGRDYIIPKPVDPRLITVVAPAVAKSAIETGVARKNIDDWEVYRIELMKRMGLFNKLVRDVTYKAKSDPKKIVFADADHFKVLKAIDIVRNEGIAQPVLLGDRNTILQLAEENKISVEGLQIIDTKEQEQKERKEKYAQMLFEKRMRKGLNKEDACRLMNDRNYFGVMMVEAGEADGFLGGFASKYADTIRPALQIVGSNNTLNHIAGMYIVMTKKGPYFFADTTVNYQPSSRTLADTTLLTVNEVKKFNIEPVVALVSYSNFGSTRQGSPLRVRKAVQYLHENYPGLLVDGEMQANYAFNAELRMKKFPFTKLGSREVNTVIFPSLSAGNIAYKMMQQLGQVEIIGPVLLGIRKPIHVLQMQSSVREIVDMASITVVDAQTKDNEIIEL
- a CDS encoding glycosyl hydrolase codes for the protein MKFRHYTNICLSILFVTMLSACSVPCQQTVKVVDQNADENVIKLYQFLMQSDTLGIMLGHEDTFAYGIGWKHDGEVYTSDVYKICGDFPAVFGWDLGHIETGSPVNIDTVNFESMKKFIVKAHEMGGINTISWHPTHPLTGGSTWDTTVVVNQLLPGGALNDKFNGWISSIGNFFSDLKDSKGQSVPVIFRPFHEHNGSWFWWGDGLCSVDEYTQLWKYTVSYLRDTMSVHNVLYAYSPNIVGSKEEYLAKYPGNEWVDIMGVDVYDFPHYGINYAEVLPRNLEILKSVALEKNKPYALTETGYLNEKPAQWWTNSLLEFTKGSGIRWALIWINLEAAQYYFTFPGQPSTPDFKEFYNSEETLFVSDLPEIY
- a CDS encoding metal-dependent hydrolase; amino-acid sequence: MDILTHGLTGMALSTAVAAQTSSSWKGKLWIGIAGGFGGILPDVDVISKWGGFDTTFGKWFNLQQSGHEIFWDTHWYSHHVFTHSVVGSLFFILIGSLIYMAYAKAFGITSLNRLVWYSIAFFMGYMGHLTEDMITPGGSWDGIAFFWPSAHFTGGWGKVWWWNNYDLFLIVVAALTINTGLIITRYKTALLTKITILAAILLFTIQIERRNHNFNLSENKEELSKELQKQYLGETIFKIMQKADDIIPVAF
- a CDS encoding outer membrane beta-barrel protein, translating into MTKKIVLFVLLYSVNTYLHAQSSDSEVTKYKLGLSYSSFGSNDVFRFNELIGAASYDGDSFYNIGLIFSKPLNSWLELETGLEYSQQSILITPAYDPQNEIKPYNEDFGLIEIPVLLKLRFLKYLFINGGALISFDTNATMSVDSQNGLGGVIGIGAQYDFKCGAAIFVNPYFKLRALIGTERYQQHVAESGTRIGVTYNF
- a CDS encoding family 43 glycosylhydrolase; this encodes MNRIKNALRLALLFVSSLVYAQDPIPQTYCNPLDIDYTYMIYNSAWNISYRSGADPAVVEFRGEYYMFVTRSFGYWHSTDLINWDFIRPQQWFFEGSNAPTAFNYKDSVIYFAGDPAGYGSILYTDDPKSGKWSSVASISNNIQDSELFIDDDEKTYLYWGSSNVHPIKVKQLNKDDRMLQIGEPKDLINLNEEEHGWERFGENNFHPTIKEGYMEGASMTKHNGKYYLQYAAPGTQFNVYADGAYIGDSPEGPFTYMEGNPVSFKPGGFTNGAGHGMTVKATDNQYWHFATMALASNSHWERRLCMFPTYFDAEGIMHCNTHYGDYPRFGPDHPTKAGKHCGWMLLSYKGKTTVSSSALQIKKSTADDGEFDIEEMKEEHTTDGKLISKVLTDESPKSFWVASSNDANQWVEIEMNQIGNVYALQLNYHDHESGIYTRVDGLRHRYTIEASLDGANWQTIVDKSNSFKDTPNAYITLKQPVRAKYIRYKNIEVPGKNLAMSEIRVFGLGEGKKPAKVSNYTISREADRREAVMSWNAVKGAQGYNVRWGISPDKLYHSWLVYDQAELKIPSLDKATGYYFSIEAFNENGISVSTKPVMVK